One window from the genome of Eucalyptus grandis isolate ANBG69807.140 chromosome 7, ASM1654582v1, whole genome shotgun sequence encodes:
- the LOC120296404 gene encoding disease resistance protein At4g27190-like isoform X2 translates to MGNSRSKPESIGPASVSGIVHQFFSSSRTPQSVEELEICSDYIEGAPPEHGSSKVLMLGSLGLMEPPEVTQWQTYTEIYLMENRLTELPQDPRCPVLLVLFLNRNYKLRTFSPSFFDYMPALEILNLSRTRIKSLPESLFRLSRLKRLFLTHCEMLSVLPPKIGELQQLEVLDLEGTEIMDLPQEVAKLTKLTCLELSFCPRVNRGTKSAKANALIPQGTLSALSQLEELSIDVNPEDERWESVVEAIIDDVCGLISLDTLKLYLPRVEHLRKFKWFGTSMVCRLLSHFKFIVGSHDERIMSCLPVDLEFEMERWDRSLKYVNGVGVPIDIQKMLRHATAFFLDRHTDVTKLSDFGIANMEQLKCCIIGECNEIRVIIDGTDMYDEADRSEIVSETWEDDTGFLKSLEYLYVYHMKSLRCIYEGLPRRGSLSHLKCLALVTCPQLTTIFTPDLLKNLDSLEELTVEDCPHVSSLVTREDTPIDDSTYFLANMKRISLSSLPELISISSGLRIAPNLERMSIIDCPNLKSPSPDEICCNHLTGTKAQSIPNDASREQPAPTVVSYTITTTVNADSSTSKLKRKPKVASWLRKFKFNDLKLAAGKFSAASPLGKGGSGSVRGLTNEVVKVTLQLRNFSLEDLKLATRNFSPEGLLGQGGFGRVFKGWIEENGTAPASPGTGLTVAVKIFELSGPLAHGRWLAELSILGRLVHPNLVKLIGYCVEGNQGLLIYEYMQRGSLDNHLFESMRTCPLICAWCP, encoded by the exons ATGGGGAACAGCAGAAGCAAGCCAGAGTCGATAGGTCCTGCTTCGGTTTCAG GGATTGTTCATCAATTTTTCTCATCATCACGTACACCGCAATCGGTGGAGGAACTTGAGATATGTTCTGACTACATCGAAGGCGCTCCACCTGAACATGGCAGCAGCAAGGTGCTTATGCTTGGGAGTCTAGGATTGATGGAGCCTCCGGAGGTCACACAATGGCAGACTTACACGGAGATCTACTTGATGGAAAACCGGTTAACTGAGTTGCCCCAGGATCCTCGGTGTCCTGTACTCTTGGTCTTGTTTCTGAATAGAAATTACAAGCTCAGAACATTTAGTCCGTCTTTCTTCGATTACATGCCTGCTCTTGAAATCCTGAATTTATCCAGAACGCGAATCAAGTCCTTGCCAGAGTCTCTGTTCAGGTTAAGCCGCCTAAAAAGACTATTCTTGACTCACTGTGAGATGCTGAGCGTGTTACCTCCGAAAATTGGAGAACTTCAGCAGCTTGAGGTGCTTGATCTGGAAGGGACTGAGATCATGGATCTGCCCCAGGAGGTTGCCAAGCTAACAAAGCTCACTTGCCTAGAATTATCCTTTTGCCCACGCGTAAATCGGGGCACAAAATCTGCGAAAGCGAATGCATTGATTCCTCAAGGCACTCTTTCCGCGCTATCTCAACTAGAAGAATTAAGTATTGATGTAAATCCAGAGGATGAGAGGTGGGAGAGTGTTGTGGAAGCTATTATCGACGACGTTTGTGGCTTGATAAGTCTGGATACACTTAAACTGTACCTTCCACGAGTGGAACATCTGAGGAAATTCAAATGGTTTGGTACGTCCATGGTGTGTAGATTGTTGtcacatttcaaattcattgtTGGCAGTCACGATGAACGCATCATGTCTTGTCTCCCGGTGGATCTTGAGTTTGAAATGGAACGCTGGGATAGATCCCTGAAATATGTAAATGGTGTCGGGGTGCCTATAGATATCCAGAAGATGCTTCGGCATGCTACTGCATTTTTCTTAGACCGCCATACGGATGTCACTAAGCTATCTGATTTTGGGATTGCGAACATGGAGCAACTGAAATGCTGCATAATTGGGGAGTGTAACGAGATTCGGGTTATTATTGATGGAACTGACATGTACGATGAAGCTGATAGAAGTGAAATTGTATCAGAAACATGGGAGGATGACACGGGGTTTCTCAAGTCACTTGAATATCTCTATGTATATCATATGAAGAGTTTGAGGTGCATCTATGAGGGGCTGCCGCGTCGAGGATCCTTGTCTCATCTTAAATGCTTGGCCTTAGTCACATGCCCTCAGTTGACTACCATATTTACACCTGACCTACTGAAAAACCTTGATAGCTTAGAAGAGCTCACAGTCGAAGACTGCCCACATGTCTCAAGTTTAGTGACGCGTGAAGATACTCCTATTGACGACAGTACTTACTTTCTCGCCAACATGAAAAGGATATCCCTATCCTCATTGCCAGAGCTCATTAGCATTTCCAGTGGCTTACGCATTGCACCAAACTTGGAACGAATGAGCATTATCGATTGTCCAAATCTCAAGAGTCCATCACCTGATGAAATCTGTTGCAATCATCTGACAGGGACTAAAG CACAAAGCATTCCAAATGATGCAAGCAGAGAGCAGCCTGCTCCTACTGTGGTTTCGTATACAATTACAACCACTGTTAATGCAGACAGTTCAACTTCTAAActcaaaagaaaacctaaaGTTGCTTCTTGGCTgcggaaatttaaatttaatgatCTTAAGTTAGCTGCTGGAAAATTTAGTGCTGCAAGTCCTCTTGGTAAAGGTGGTTCTGGCTCTGTACGTGGATTGACGAATGAGGTAGTTAAAGTCACTCTTCAGCTGCGGAatttttcattagaggatcttAAGTTAGCTACAAGAAACTTTAGTCCCGAGGGTCTGCTCGGTCAAGGCGGTTTTGGCCGAGTCTTTAAGGGTTGGATTGAAGAAAATGGGACTGCTCCTGCGAGCCCTGGCACTGGGCTGACTGTTGCTGTTAAGATTTTCGAGCTAAGTGGGCCACTGGCTCACGGACGATGGCTG GCTGAATTGAGTATTCTTGGTCGTCTAGTGCATCCGAATTTGGTAAAGTTAATTGGATATTGCGTGGAAGGCAACCAAGGGCTGCTTATATATGAGTATATGCAACGAGGGAGCTTGGACAATCACCTCTTTGAAAGTATGCGCACTTGTCCTTTAATATGTGCTTGGTGCCCTTAA
- the LOC120296404 gene encoding disease resistance protein At4g27190-like isoform X1 — translation MGNSRSKPESIGPASVSGSPQSSEEIEIRSEDIDSSPPSQIFHSAPASVSGIVHQFFSSSRTPQSVEELEICSDYIEGAPPEHGSSKVLMLGSLGLMEPPEVTQWQTYTEIYLMENRLTELPQDPRCPVLLVLFLNRNYKLRTFSPSFFDYMPALEILNLSRTRIKSLPESLFRLSRLKRLFLTHCEMLSVLPPKIGELQQLEVLDLEGTEIMDLPQEVAKLTKLTCLELSFCPRVNRGTKSAKANALIPQGTLSALSQLEELSIDVNPEDERWESVVEAIIDDVCGLISLDTLKLYLPRVEHLRKFKWFGTSMVCRLLSHFKFIVGSHDERIMSCLPVDLEFEMERWDRSLKYVNGVGVPIDIQKMLRHATAFFLDRHTDVTKLSDFGIANMEQLKCCIIGECNEIRVIIDGTDMYDEADRSEIVSETWEDDTGFLKSLEYLYVYHMKSLRCIYEGLPRRGSLSHLKCLALVTCPQLTTIFTPDLLKNLDSLEELTVEDCPHVSSLVTREDTPIDDSTYFLANMKRISLSSLPELISISSGLRIAPNLERMSIIDCPNLKSPSPDEICCNHLTGTKAQSIPNDASREQPAPTVVSYTITTTVNADSSTSKLKRKPKVASWLRKFKFNDLKLAAGKFSAASPLGKGGSGSVRGLTNEVVKVTLQLRNFSLEDLKLATRNFSPEGLLGQGGFGRVFKGWIEENGTAPASPGTGLTVAVKIFELSGPLAHGRWLAELSILGRLVHPNLVKLIGYCVEGNQGLLIYEYMQRGSLDNHLFESMRTCPLICAWCP, via the exons ATGGGGAACAGCAGAAGCAAGCCAGAGTCGATAGGTCCTGCTTCGGTTTCAG GTAGCCCGCAATCGTCAGAGGAAATTGAGATACGGTCCGAGGACATTGACTCCAGTCCTCCATCGCAGATCTTCCATTCAGCTCCTGCTTCGGTTTCAG GGATTGTTCATCAATTTTTCTCATCATCACGTACACCGCAATCGGTGGAGGAACTTGAGATATGTTCTGACTACATCGAAGGCGCTCCACCTGAACATGGCAGCAGCAAGGTGCTTATGCTTGGGAGTCTAGGATTGATGGAGCCTCCGGAGGTCACACAATGGCAGACTTACACGGAGATCTACTTGATGGAAAACCGGTTAACTGAGTTGCCCCAGGATCCTCGGTGTCCTGTACTCTTGGTCTTGTTTCTGAATAGAAATTACAAGCTCAGAACATTTAGTCCGTCTTTCTTCGATTACATGCCTGCTCTTGAAATCCTGAATTTATCCAGAACGCGAATCAAGTCCTTGCCAGAGTCTCTGTTCAGGTTAAGCCGCCTAAAAAGACTATTCTTGACTCACTGTGAGATGCTGAGCGTGTTACCTCCGAAAATTGGAGAACTTCAGCAGCTTGAGGTGCTTGATCTGGAAGGGACTGAGATCATGGATCTGCCCCAGGAGGTTGCCAAGCTAACAAAGCTCACTTGCCTAGAATTATCCTTTTGCCCACGCGTAAATCGGGGCACAAAATCTGCGAAAGCGAATGCATTGATTCCTCAAGGCACTCTTTCCGCGCTATCTCAACTAGAAGAATTAAGTATTGATGTAAATCCAGAGGATGAGAGGTGGGAGAGTGTTGTGGAAGCTATTATCGACGACGTTTGTGGCTTGATAAGTCTGGATACACTTAAACTGTACCTTCCACGAGTGGAACATCTGAGGAAATTCAAATGGTTTGGTACGTCCATGGTGTGTAGATTGTTGtcacatttcaaattcattgtTGGCAGTCACGATGAACGCATCATGTCTTGTCTCCCGGTGGATCTTGAGTTTGAAATGGAACGCTGGGATAGATCCCTGAAATATGTAAATGGTGTCGGGGTGCCTATAGATATCCAGAAGATGCTTCGGCATGCTACTGCATTTTTCTTAGACCGCCATACGGATGTCACTAAGCTATCTGATTTTGGGATTGCGAACATGGAGCAACTGAAATGCTGCATAATTGGGGAGTGTAACGAGATTCGGGTTATTATTGATGGAACTGACATGTACGATGAAGCTGATAGAAGTGAAATTGTATCAGAAACATGGGAGGATGACACGGGGTTTCTCAAGTCACTTGAATATCTCTATGTATATCATATGAAGAGTTTGAGGTGCATCTATGAGGGGCTGCCGCGTCGAGGATCCTTGTCTCATCTTAAATGCTTGGCCTTAGTCACATGCCCTCAGTTGACTACCATATTTACACCTGACCTACTGAAAAACCTTGATAGCTTAGAAGAGCTCACAGTCGAAGACTGCCCACATGTCTCAAGTTTAGTGACGCGTGAAGATACTCCTATTGACGACAGTACTTACTTTCTCGCCAACATGAAAAGGATATCCCTATCCTCATTGCCAGAGCTCATTAGCATTTCCAGTGGCTTACGCATTGCACCAAACTTGGAACGAATGAGCATTATCGATTGTCCAAATCTCAAGAGTCCATCACCTGATGAAATCTGTTGCAATCATCTGACAGGGACTAAAG CACAAAGCATTCCAAATGATGCAAGCAGAGAGCAGCCTGCTCCTACTGTGGTTTCGTATACAATTACAACCACTGTTAATGCAGACAGTTCAACTTCTAAActcaaaagaaaacctaaaGTTGCTTCTTGGCTgcggaaatttaaatttaatgatCTTAAGTTAGCTGCTGGAAAATTTAGTGCTGCAAGTCCTCTTGGTAAAGGTGGTTCTGGCTCTGTACGTGGATTGACGAATGAGGTAGTTAAAGTCACTCTTCAGCTGCGGAatttttcattagaggatcttAAGTTAGCTACAAGAAACTTTAGTCCCGAGGGTCTGCTCGGTCAAGGCGGTTTTGGCCGAGTCTTTAAGGGTTGGATTGAAGAAAATGGGACTGCTCCTGCGAGCCCTGGCACTGGGCTGACTGTTGCTGTTAAGATTTTCGAGCTAAGTGGGCCACTGGCTCACGGACGATGGCTG GCTGAATTGAGTATTCTTGGTCGTCTAGTGCATCCGAATTTGGTAAAGTTAATTGGATATTGCGTGGAAGGCAACCAAGGGCTGCTTATATATGAGTATATGCAACGAGGGAGCTTGGACAATCACCTCTTTGAAAGTATGCGCACTTGTCCTTTAATATGTGCTTGGTGCCCTTAA